In the Streptomyces sp. 3214.6 genome, CAGGTAGTGGTCGAGCACCGACCGGGTGAGCCGGTTCGTCTCCGCGCACTGCAGGACGCCCACGAGCAGCAGCAGCCCGCCGAGGACCAGCGGCACGGGCCTGCGGTGGACGCCGCCCACCAGCGGCAGCGCCAGCCAGGACGCGGAGAAGAGCCAGACCGTGGCGTACCAGGTGATCAAGGTCTGCAGCTCGACCCGTTGCGCCTTGCTGCGCTCCCGCCAGTGGCGCCGCTGCCACCCCCGTATCCAGCCCAACACCGTTCCCCGCCCCCTCAGGCCCTGTCGGCCTAGCGCCTCGGCTCCCACCGGAACCACCGCTGTACAGCAAACACCGCCAGTACCGTCCAGGCCAGCGCGGTCGCCAGGGCGCCCAGGGCCTCGTACGCCGACAGGTTTCCGGTCCAGCCGCCGCGGATCAGGGTGATCACCGGGGACAGCGGCAGCAGTTCGCAGACGGAGGCGAGCCGGTCGGGCAGCAGTTCCAGCGGGACGGTCACCCCGGAGCCGGTCATCGACACGAGCACCATCGGCATCGTGGTGACCTGTGCGCTCTCCACGGTCCGGGTCACCGTCGCCGTGACAGCCGCGAGCGCCGCGCACATCACCAGGCCCAACAGCAGCCCCAGCACCGCGAGATGGGGCGCTTTCGGGGCCGGTACGTCGAGCAGGACCGTGGAGCCGGCCACCAGCACCAGGGACTGCACCAACCCGGTGGCGAGGACCGGCAGCGCCGCCCCGCCGAGGATCTCGGCGTCCCGCAGCTCGCCGGTCCGCAGCCGCTTCAACACCAACTCCTCGCGCCGGGCGGTGTAGATGGCGGCCAGCGCCGAGTACACCCCGAACAGCAGCGAGAACCCGATCGCGGCGGGCAGCAGCACCAGTCCGACGCTGAGCCCGACATCCTCCACGCCCATGTCGTCGACGACCGACGCCAGGCTGACCGGCAGCACCAGCGGCACGAACACGGCCGTGATGATCGTGCTCTTGCTGCGCCCGAGCAGCGTCAGCTCGGCTCGCGCGAGGGCGACCATCCGGCTCGCGGGAGTCGTGGCCGTACGCCCGTCCGTACCGGTGGCGGCCGCGCCCCTGCCCTCGGAGTCCTGCACCGTCGCCCCGCTCATGCCGCGGCCTCCTCGGTCTCGCCGGTCTCGCCGGTCGCACCGGCCTCGTCACGGTGCGACGCCTCCCGGGCGATCCCAAGAAACGCCTCCTCTAGCGAGGCCGACCGCACGTCCAGCCGACGTAGTTCGACGCCGGCCCGCTCGGCCCACACCAGCAGGCCGGTCGCCGCGCGCTGCAGCTCCCGCGTGCGCAGCCGTACGACGCGGCCCTCGCTCTCGTGACCGCACACGCCCAGCTCACCCAGGGGCGGCAGGTCGCCCATGAAGTACCCGTCGGGCAGTTCGAAGGTGATCCGGGACGGCTGGGCGCCGGTTACCTCGGCGGGTGTCCCCGCGGCGGCGATGCGGCCCTGGTGCAGGATGGCCAGCCGGTCGGCGAGGTGCTCCGCCTCCTCCAGGTAGTGGGTGGTCAGCAGCACCGTCGTACCGGTGTCGCGCAGGGCGCGTACCAGGTCCCAGGTGTCGCGGCGGCCCTCGGCGTCCAGGCCGGTCGTCGGCTCGTCCAGGAACAGCACCTCGGGCTCGCCGAGGACGGCGAGCGCGAGGTCGAGGCGTCGGCGCTCGCCCCCGGACAGCTGCTTGACCCGGACGCCGGCCCGCCCGGCGAGCCCGACCAGTGCCAGCGCCTCCCCGACCGGGCGGGCGCCGCTCACGCAGCCGGCCCACATCCGCGCGGTCTCGGCGACGGTCAGCTCGGAGGGGAAACCACCCTCCTGGAGCATCACGCCGGTGCGCGGCCGTACGGCGGCCCGCCCTGTGTACGGGTCATGGCCGAGCACGGAGACGCGCCCGCCGTCGGGCCGCGCGAGGCCCTCCAGCAACTCGACGGTCGATGTCTTTCCGGCGCCGTTGGTGCCCAGCAGCGCGAAGATCTCACCGCGGTCGACATGGAAGGAGATCCCACGGACCGCTTCGAACCCGCCCCCGTAGACACGCCGGAGGCCCGTGACCTCAATCACGTGTTCATTCGTGTTCATGCCTCCAGCGTCCCCGCGGTCGGAGGCCGTCAGCAGTGCGAGGTGTCACCACTCCGTATGACAAATGTCAGTCGGTCGCTCGCGCCGCGGATCGCTTCGCTCACGCCGCACGCCCGCACGCCCGCACGCACGAAAAAGCCCCCCGGTGGAAGCCGGGGGGCTTGATTCAGAGCGGACGACGAGGCTCGAACTCGCGACCTCAACCTTGGCAAGGTTGCGCTCTACCAACTGAGCTACGTCCGCATTGCCTCCGACCAGCTTTCACCGATCGGCGCGAGCACCAGCCTACCCGATCCACGACAGTGGTCGGACGGCCATGCAGAGCGGGTGACAGGAATTGCACACTGCGCCTTCCCCCTGGAAGGGGGATGTTCTGCTACTGAACTACACCCGCATGTACTCCGTGAGCTGGGCCTTTTCGGCCTCGCCCCTCGGCGTGCTCCAGACTCTAGCCGACCGGGAGGGGTGCAGCGCAAGTCGGTTCGTTCGAGGGGCGGGTGACCGGCCGTCGGCCCACGGCTCTGCGGGTGCCGTTCAGCGACGCGCCTCGCCGGGCGTCACTGCGCGTCGGCGAACGCCTCGTAGATCTTCTTGGGGATACGGCCGCGGGCCGGCACCTCCATCTTGTTGGCCTGGGCCCAGGCGCGGACCGCCGCGGGGTCGGGGGCGACCTCCGTCTGCTTGTACGCCCTGCCCGACCTCGACCGCTTGCGGCCGGCTTCCACGTAGGGCGCAAGCGCCTTACGCAGTTTCTTGGCATTGGCTTCATTCAGGTCGATCTCGTACGACTTGCCGTCGAGTCCGAAGGCGATCGTTTCCGCCGCTTCCGAGCCGTCGATGTCGTCAAAGAGAGTGACCACGACCTTCTGCGCCACGAATATCGGTCCCTTCGTCCGGCACCGCATACAGCTCAGCTGCGGCGAAGTGCCGAGTCTCGGCTATTTCCAATTCATTTGTACAGTGCGCGGAATGCATTGTGAAGCCCGACTAAATCTGTCCGCGTGTCCGAGCGCAATAGGTATCCGGGACTGTTCGGGGATCTTTCCAGTAACTTTTCGTGAACGCCCCCCTCCGATGCGGGATCGTGATGGCCGTCACGTAGCTTCCTACAACTCTACTCGCGTAGAAATTTTGTGCGGGTAGTCTGAAGACACCTGTTGGAGACACCCGCAGGAACCTGCTCAGCACCACACCACCGGGAGTGCCAGTGGCACGCGTCGTAGTCGACGTCATGCTCAAGCCGGAGATCCTCGACCCCCAGGGCCAGGCGGTGCAGCGCGCACTGCCGCGGCTGGGTTTCGAAGGCATCTCCGACGTACGTCAGGGAAAGCGATTCGAACTGGAAGTTGACGGACCCGTCGACGAGGCAGCCCTCGCCCGCATCCACGATCTTGCGGAATCCTTCCTCGCCAACACCGTGATCGAGGACTTCACGGTCAAGGTCGAGTCGGAAGAAGCAGTCGCGGGAGCCGCGAAGTGACCGCTCGTATTGGCGTCGTCACTTTCCCGGGAAGTCTCGACGACCGGGACACCCAGCGGGCGATCCGCCTCGCGGGCGCCGAACCCGTCGCGCTCTGGCACAAGGACAAGAACCTCCACCAGGTCGATGCCGTGGTGCTGCCCGGCGGTTTCTCCTACGGCGACTATCTGCGCGCCGGAGCCATCTCCCGCTTCTCGCCGGTGATGGAGACCGTCATCGAGCAGGCGAAGGCCGGCCTCCCGGTCCTGGGCATCTGCAACGGCTTCCAGATCCTCACCGAGGCCCACCTGCTTCCCGGCGGGATGCTCGGCAACGACCACCTCCACTTCATCTGCCGCGACCAGAAGCTGCGGGTGGAGAACGCGGACACCGCCTGGACCGTCGACTACGAGGCGGGCCAGGAGATCCACATCCCGCTGAAGAACATGGACGGCCGGTACGTCGCCGACGAGTACACCCTCGACAAGCTCGAGGCCGAGGGCCGCGTCGCCTTCCGGTACCTGGCCCGCGACGGAGTCGCCAATGAGCGGGGTAACCCCAACGGCAGTCTCCGCGACATCGCCGGCATCACCAACGAGGCCGGCAACGTCGTAGGCCTCATGCCGCACCCGGAGCACGCCGTGGAGCCGCTCGTCGGGTCGGGCCGCACCGACGGTCTCCCGTTCTTCACCTCGATCCTCAAGAAGCTGGTCAACGCATGAGCCGGACGCCTCTGGACACGGTCGAGCACGCGACCGAGACCCCCGACGTCGAGCTGCCCTGGGCCGAACTCGGCCTGAAGAAGGACGAGTACGAGCGGGTCGTGGAGATCCTCGGCCGCCGGCCCACCGGCGCCGAGCTCGCCATGTACTCCGTCATGTGGTCCGAGCACTGCAGCTACAAGTCCTCCAAGGTCCACCTCCGCCAGTTCGGTGAGAAGGCCCCCCAGTCCGACGCGCTGCTCGTGGGCATCGGCGAGAACGCGGGCGTCGTCGACGTCGGCCAGGGCTATGCGGTCACCTTCAAGGTCGAGTCGCACAACCACCCGTCGTACGTCGAGCCCTACCAGGGCGCGGCCACCGGCGTCGGCGGCATCGTCCGCGACATCATCGCGATGGGCGCGCGGCCGGTCGCCGTCGTCGACCCGCTGCGTTTCGGCGCGGCCGACCACCCCGACACCAAGCGCGTCCTCCCGGGCGTCGTCGCCGGCATCGGCGGCTACGGCAACTGCCTGGGCCTGCCGAACATCGGCGGCGAGGTCGTCTTCGACGCCTGCTACCAGGGAAACCCGCTGGTCAACGCGGGTGCCATCGGTGTGATGCGGCACGAGGACATCCACCTGGCGAAGGCCTCCGGCGCGGGCAACAAGGTCATCCTGTACGGGGCTCGGACCGGCGGCGACGGCATCGGCGGCGCGTCGATCCTGGCGAGTGAGACCTTCGACGACGCCAAGCCCTCGAAGCGTCCGGCCGTGCAGGTCGGCGACCCCTTCCAGGAGAAGCTCCTCATCGAGTGCACCCTGGAGGCCTTCGCCGAGAAGCTGGTCGTCGGCATCCAGGACCTCGGCGCGGCCGGCCTGTCCTGCGCCACGTCCGAGCTCGCCTCGAACGGCTCCGGCGGCATGCGCGTGACCCTGGACGACGTACCGCTGCGCGACTCGACGCTCTCGCCCGAGGAAATCCTCATGAGCGAGTCGCAGGAACGCATGTGCGCGGTCGTCGAGCCGGAGAAGGTCGACCGCTTCCTGGAGATCTGCGACAAGTGGGACGTCATCGCCACCGTCATCGGTGAGGTGACCGACGGCGACCGCCTGGAGATCTTCTGGCACGGCGGCAAGATCGTCGACGTCGACCCGCGCACCGTCGCCCACGACGGCCCGGTCTACGAGCGGCCGTACGCCCGCCCGGACTGGCAGGACGCCCTGCAGGCCGACGACGCGAACAAGCTGCCCCGGCCGCAGACGGGCGAGGAGCTGAAGGACCAGGTCCTCAAGCTCGTGAGCTCGCCCAACCAGGCCTCCAAGAAGTGGATCACGTCCCAGTACGACCACTTCGTGCAGGGCAACACCGTCCTCGCCCAGCCCGAGGACTCCGGCATGATCCGGATCGACGAGAAGACCGGCCTCGGCGTCGCCATCGCGACCGACGGCAACGGCCGCTACGCCAAGCTCGACCCGTACGCGGGCGCGCAGCTTGCCCTGTCCGAGGCGTACCGGAACGTGGCGACGACCGGCGCCAAGCCCCTCGCCGTCTCCGACTGCCTGAACTTCGGCTCGCCGGAGGACCCGGCGGTGATGTGGCAGTTCGCGGAGGCCATCCGTGGACTCGCCGACGCCTGCCAGCAGCTCGGCACCCCGGTGACCGGCGGCAACGTCTCGCTCTACAACCAGACCGGCGAGGTCGCCATCCACCCGACCCCCGTGGTCGCGGTGCTGGGAGTCATCGACGACGTCGCGCGCCGCACGCCCGTCGCCTTCCAGGAGGAGGGCCAGCTGCTCTACCTCCTCGGTGACACGCGTGAGGAGTTCGGCGGCTCGGCCTGGTCGCAGGTCGTCCACGACCACCTCGGCGGTCTGCCTCCCAAGGTCGACCTGGAGCGGGAGCGGCTGCTCGGCGAGATCCTGATCTCCGCCTCCCGCGACGGCATGATCGACTCCGCGCACGACCTGTCCGACGGCGGTCTGATCCAGGCGGTCGTGGAGTCGGCGCTGCTCGGCGGCAAGGGCGCCCGACTGGTCGTGCCGGACGGGCTCGACGCCTTCACCCTCCTGTTCTCCGAGTCGGCCGGCCGCGCCGTCGTCGCCGTGCCGCGCTCCGAGGAGCTCCGCTTCAACGACATGTGCGAGGCGCGCGGCCTGCCCGTGACCCGCGTCGGCGTCGTGGACGGTGACACGGTCGAGCTCCAGGGCGAGTTCGAGCTGTCGCTCGAGGAACTGCGCACGGCCCACGAGGAGACCATCCCGGCGCTGCTCAAGTAATCAGTCGTACGACGCCGAAGGCCTCGCCGGTTCACCACCGGCGGGGCCTTCGGCGTGATCGTCGTACCGTCACCGGCGACCCGGACGCAGGCTGAGGCGTTCCCCGTGACAGGGCAGGGAACGGCACGCACTGGCTAGGCTCACCGCCATGCCCCCGGCCAAGAAGCGCACGCGCGCCTACGACCCCGTCAAGATCCGCGCCGCGGTCACCGCGCAGTTCGGGAACGTACGCCGGGCCGTGGCCACGCTCACCCCCGAGCAGCTCGCCCTGCCCACGCGGCTGGCGGGCTGGACCGTCCAGGACCTCGCCGCGCACGTCACCATGGCGGTGGAGACCGTCAGCCGCAACCTCGACCGGCCCGAACCCCCGAAGGCCGAGCTCGCCCTCCTGGACTGGCCGTTCGCCACCGCCGTCCGAGCCGCCGGGATCTCCGACGACACCCTGGACCTCGCGGCCGCCCACCCCGGCCAAAACGCCCTGAACGCCCTCTACGCCCGCACCGAGGAACGGCTCACCGAGGCCCTCGCCACCGCCCCCGGCGACCGCCTCCTCGCCGCCCGGACCGGCGCCATCGCCCTCGCCGACTACCTCGTCACCCGCACCGTCGAACTCGTCGTCCACACCGACGACCTCAACGCCGCCGTCCCCGGCCTGGACATCCCCTACGACCGGCAGGCGCTCGCGGCCGCCACCCGGCTCCTCGCCGACGCCCTCGCCGTCAAGGCGCCCGGCGGCGCGACGGAGGTGCGGATCCCGCCGTACGCCGTCGTGCAGTGCGTCGAGGGCCCGCGGCACACCCGGGGCACCCCGCCCAACGTGGTCGAGACCGACCCGCTGACCTGGATCCGGCTGGCGACCGGCCGGGTGACCTGGCAGGACGCCGTCGAGGAGGCGAAGGTCGGCGCGAGCGGCGAGCGGGCGAACCTCGCGGAACTGCTGCCACTGATGTCGTAGCGGGACGCCACTGGTGCCGTGAGGGGAACCGGTCGTCTCCGGTGACCGTCACATCGGCATGCACACGTATGGGCACAAGCAGCGCATGATGGTGACGGCCGTGGCCGTCCTCGTCCCGCTCGCCGCGGCCTGCGGAAGCGAGAAAGCGGACGGCGGGCAGCCCGGCAGCGGGTCGGTGAGCGCCGAACAGCCCGTCACCGGGGTCCGGTGGAACGTCGACAGCGTCACCGTGGACGGTGCCACCCACCGTGCCCCCTCCGGGGCGCACGTCGAGATCGAGGACGGCAAGGCGGCGGGCAACTACGGCTGCAACAACTTCACCGCCAAGGTCGTCGTCGGGGTCGACACCATCCGGTTCACGGACTCCCGGTCGACCAGGATGGCCTGCACGGACCAGCCCATGTCCTTCGAACGCACGCTGGCCGGCACCCTCGGTCAGGGTGCGCTCACCACCAAGGTCAAGGGCGCCACGCTGACGCTCGCCACGGCCGACGGCGACCAGGTCCGGCTGACCAGGAAATGAGACCGGCCCGCGCCCGCCGGCATCATCGGTGTGCGACACCTCACTCGCGCACCCGGAACGGGTCCTCGCCGAATCGCCCCCGCAGCGCGTCCGACCGTCCAGTGGATCACTAAATCCGCCGCCTGACCTGCGAAAACAAGTCGATCATGGATGTGTCCACCCCCGAGTGATCCAGTTACCGGCGAGTATCCCCAATTCGGACCAGTGGACGACCTCGCCTACACTCGATGGCGTGCCACGTGGTGACGGTCGACTCAGTCATGATCTGCTCCCCGGCGAGAAAGGCCCCCAGGACGCTTGTGGCGTCTTCGGAGTCTGGGCTCCCGGTGAAGAGGTCGCCAAGCTCACTTACTTCGGGCTCTACGCCCTCCAGCATCGAGGCCAGGAATCCGCGGGAATCGCGGTCAGTAACGGCTCCCAGATCCTTGTCTTCAAGGACATGGGGCTCGTTTCCCAGGTCTTCGACGAGACCTCGCTCGGTTCGCTCCAGGGTCATATCGCGGTCGGACACGCCCGCTACTCGACCACCGGCGCCTCCGTGTGGGAGAACGCCCAGCCGACGTTCCGTGCCACCGCGCACGGCTCGATCGCGCTCGGCCACAACGGCAACCTGGTCAACACGGCGCAGCTCGCCGAGATGGTCGCCGACCTCCCGAAGAAGGAGGGCGGCCGTACGCCTCGCGTGGCGGCCACCAACGACACCGACCTGCTGACGGCCCTGCTGGCCGCCCAGGAGGACGCGGACGGCAAGCCGCTGACCATCGAGGAGGCCGCCCACCAGATCCTCCCGCAGGTCAAGGGCGCCTTCTCCCTCGTCTTCATGGACGAGCACACCCTCTACGCCGCCCGTGACCCGCAGGGCATCCGTCCGCTGGTCCTCGGCCGCCTGGAGCGCGGCTGGGTCGTCGCCTCCGAGTCCGCGGCCCTCGACATCTGCGGCGCCGCCTACGTCCGCGAGATCGAGCCCGGCGAGTTCATCGCCATCGACGAGAACGGCCTGCGCACCTCCCGCTTCGCGGACGCGAAGCCCAAGGGCTGTGTCTTCGAGTATGTGTACCTGGCCCGCCCGGACACCGACATCGCCGGCCGGAACGTGTACCTCTCCCGCGTGGAGATGGGCCGCAAGCTCGCCAAGGAAGCGCCCGTCGAGGCCGACCTGGTCATAGCGACCCCGGAGTCCGGCACCCCGGCCGCCATCGGCTACGCGGAGGCCTCCGGCATCCCCTTCGGCGCGGGCCTGGTGAAGAACGCTTATGTCGGCCGGACGTTCATCCAGCCGTCGCAGACCATCCGCCAGCTCGGCATCCGCCTCAAGCTGAACCCGCTGAAGGAAGTCATCAAGGGCAAGCGCCTGGTGGTCGTGGACGACTCGATCGTCCGCGGCAACACCCAGCGGGCCCTGGTGCGCATGCTCCGTGAGGCGGGCGCGGCCGAGGTCCACATCCGGATCTCCTCGCCGCCCGTGAAGTGGCCCTGCTTCTTCGGCATCGACTTCGCCACCCGCGCGGAGCTCATCGCCAACGGCATGACGATCGACGAGATCGGCACCTCGCTCGGCGCCGACTCCCTCGCCTACATCTCCATCGACGGCATGATCGAGGCGACCACCATCGCCAAGCCGAACCTGTGCCGCGCCTGCTTCGACGGCGAGTACCCGATGGAGCTCCCGGACCCGGAGCTGCTCGGCAAGCAGCTGCTGGAGACCGAGCTGGCGGCCGGTCCCGCAGCCACGGCCGCGGCCGACGCGATCCGTCGCCCGTAAGCCTCGTACGTATCACCAACCCGAAAGATCCCAGGCAATGTCTGCTGCTTCTGATCAGTCGGTTCCGCCGACGGGCACTCCTTCCGGTACTTCCTACGCGGCTGCCGGCGTCGACATCGAAGCGGGCGACCGCGCCGTGGAGCTGATGAAGGAGTGGGTGAAGAAGACGCAGCGCCCCGAGGTCCTCGGCGGCCTCGGCGGCTTCGCCGGCCTCTTCGACGCCTCCGCCCTCAAGCGCTTCGAGCGCCCGCTCCTCGCCTCCGCCACCGACGGCGTCGGCACCAAGGTCGACATCGCGCGACGGCTCGGCGTGTACGACACGATCGGCCACGACCTGGTCGCCATGGTCATGGACGACATCGTGGTGTGCGGCGCGGAGCCGCTGTTCATGACCGACTACATCTGCGTCGGCAAGGTCCACCCCGAGCGGGTCGCCGCCATCGTCAAGGGCATCGCCGAGGGCTGTGTGCTGGCCGGCTGCGCCCTGGTCGGCGGCGAGACGGCCGAGCACCCCGGCCTCCTTGGCGAGGACGACTTCGACGTCGCCGGCGCCGGTACGGGCGTCGTGGAGGCCGACCGGCTGCTCGGCCCGGATCGCATCCGCACGGGTGACGCGGTGATCGCCATGGCGTCCTCCGGTCTCCACTCGAACGGGTACTCCCTGGTCCGGCATGTCCTGCTGAACCAGGCGGGCCTCTCCCTCGACGCGCGGATCGACGAGCTGGGCCGCACCCTCGGCGAGGAGCTCCTGGAGCCCACCAAGATCTACTCCCTGGACTGTCTGGCCCTCACCCGCACGACGGATGTGCACGCCTTCTCGCACATCACCGGCGGCGGCCTCGCGGCCAACCTGGCCCGTGTGATCCCGGACGCGCTGCACGCGACCGTGGACCGCTCCACCTGGACCCCGGACCCGATCTTCGACCTCGTCGGCAGGACCGGCTCCGTGGAACGCCTGGAGCTGGAGAAGACCCTGAACATGGGCGTCGGCATGATGGCGATCGTGCCCGAGGAGTCGGCGGACGTGGCCCTGGCGACACTGGCCGACCGCGGGGTCGACGCCTGGATCGCCGGCGAGATCACCGAGCGCGGCGCGCACACCACGGGAGCCGAACTGGTCGGCGACTACGCGAGCTGAGCCGACCGGCCGGGCCGGATGGACCGAGTAGGCAGCACAAGGCCCGGTCGGTGACAGAAGTCACCGACCGGGTGGGTGCTCAGTACAAGGTCAAGCGCCGCGACGGTGTTGCGAGGAGTCCTCGCCGTCATCCTCGTCGTCGTCCGCCCCGTACAGCTCGGCGTACCGGGCGTACGGGTCGTCCTGCTCATCGTCATCGTCATCGTCCTCGAACGGTTGACCGTTCGGCGGAATGTTCGATGGCGATGCGCCCAGCTCTTCGGCCAGGCGTGAGAGATCCGTCCCGCCGCTGTTGTACTTCAGCTGGCGGGCGACCTTCGCTTGCTTGGCCTTGGCCCGGCCGCGCCCCATGGCTCGACCCCCTCAACGACGGGGCTCGACGGCCCCAGGTTGACACGCGTTCATGATCCAGGACGGTCTCTCCATAGAGAGCCCGTCGTAGGGCTCCCACGGTACCTGAGCCCACGCCCGTACGGTACGTCGCCCGTAGCACGCGCGTCTGCACAGCACCTTTCAGGCGACCCGTCCTTGCTGGTCAGTGGCGATTTTAACCACTTATCGGCGGCCGACCCGCCGGGAAGAGTGAGAGTTCTCTCCAACTTTCCACCGGCCGGTACCGCCGAAACCCTCGGACGGGTCCCCCTGGGGTCCTTACCGGAACCTCACCAGCCGCGCGCCTGGGCCGCCTCGTGCATCCGCTGCTCGGCGATCCGGTCGGCCGCCGCGGCCGGCGGAATCCCGTCCTCCTTCGCACGTGCGAAGATGTCCAGCGTTGTATCGAAGATCTTCGCGGCCTTCGCCCTGCACCGCTCGAAGTCGAACCCGTGCAGCTCGTCGGCGACCTGGATGACCCCGCCGGCGTTCACCACGTAGTCCGGCGCGTAGAGGATCCCGCGGTCGGCGAGGTCCTTCTCCACGCCCGGGTGGGCGAGCTGGTTGTTGGCCGCACCGCAGACGATCCGGGCGGTCAGCACCGGCACCGAGACGTCGTCGAGCGCCCCGCCGAGCGCGCAGGGCGCGTAGATGTCGAGGCCGTCGACGCGGATCAGCGCCGCGGTGTCGGCGACCGCCGTCACCCCCTGCGGGTGCCGGTCGAGGATCCGGCGCACGGCGTCCTCGCGGACGTCCGTGATCACGACCTCCGCACCCTCGTCGCGCAGATGCTCCACGAGGTGGTGGCCGACCTTGCCGACGCCCGCGATGCCGACCTTGCGGCCCCGCAGCGACGGGTCGCCCCAGAGGTGCTGGGC is a window encoding:
- a CDS encoding ABC transporter permease, which codes for MVALARAELTLLGRSKSTIITAVFVPLVLPVSLASVVDDMGVEDVGLSVGLVLLPAAIGFSLLFGVYSALAAIYTARREELVLKRLRTGELRDAEILGGAALPVLATGLVQSLVLVAGSTVLLDVPAPKAPHLAVLGLLLGLVMCAALAAVTATVTRTVESAQVTTMPMVLVSMTGSGVTVPLELLPDRLASVCELLPLSPVITLIRGGWTGNLSAYEALGALATALAWTVLAVFAVQRWFRWEPRR
- a CDS encoding ABC transporter ATP-binding protein — protein: MNTNEHVIEVTGLRRVYGGGFEAVRGISFHVDRGEIFALLGTNGAGKTSTVELLEGLARPDGGRVSVLGHDPYTGRAAVRPRTGVMLQEGGFPSELTVAETARMWAGCVSGARPVGEALALVGLAGRAGVRVKQLSGGERRRLDLALAVLGEPEVLFLDEPTTGLDAEGRRDTWDLVRALRDTGTTVLLTTHYLEEAEHLADRLAILHQGRIAAAGTPAEVTGAQPSRITFELPDGYFMGDLPPLGELGVCGHESEGRVVRLRTRELQRAATGLLVWAERAGVELRRLDVRSASLEEAFLGIAREASHRDEAGATGETGETEEAAA
- a CDS encoding histone-like nucleoid-structuring protein Lsr2; amino-acid sequence: MAQKVVVTLFDDIDGSEAAETIAFGLDGKSYEIDLNEANAKKLRKALAPYVEAGRKRSRSGRAYKQTEVAPDPAAVRAWAQANKMEVPARGRIPKKIYEAFADAQ
- the purS gene encoding phosphoribosylformylglycinamidine synthase subunit PurS, with translation MARVVVDVMLKPEILDPQGQAVQRALPRLGFEGISDVRQGKRFELEVDGPVDEAALARIHDLAESFLANTVIEDFTVKVESEEAVAGAAK
- the purQ gene encoding phosphoribosylformylglycinamidine synthase subunit PurQ, yielding MTARIGVVTFPGSLDDRDTQRAIRLAGAEPVALWHKDKNLHQVDAVVLPGGFSYGDYLRAGAISRFSPVMETVIEQAKAGLPVLGICNGFQILTEAHLLPGGMLGNDHLHFICRDQKLRVENADTAWTVDYEAGQEIHIPLKNMDGRYVADEYTLDKLEAEGRVAFRYLARDGVANERGNPNGSLRDIAGITNEAGNVVGLMPHPEHAVEPLVGSGRTDGLPFFTSILKKLVNA
- the purL gene encoding phosphoribosylformylglycinamidine synthase subunit PurL — its product is MSRTPLDTVEHATETPDVELPWAELGLKKDEYERVVEILGRRPTGAELAMYSVMWSEHCSYKSSKVHLRQFGEKAPQSDALLVGIGENAGVVDVGQGYAVTFKVESHNHPSYVEPYQGAATGVGGIVRDIIAMGARPVAVVDPLRFGAADHPDTKRVLPGVVAGIGGYGNCLGLPNIGGEVVFDACYQGNPLVNAGAIGVMRHEDIHLAKASGAGNKVILYGARTGGDGIGGASILASETFDDAKPSKRPAVQVGDPFQEKLLIECTLEAFAEKLVVGIQDLGAAGLSCATSELASNGSGGMRVTLDDVPLRDSTLSPEEILMSESQERMCAVVEPEKVDRFLEICDKWDVIATVIGEVTDGDRLEIFWHGGKIVDVDPRTVAHDGPVYERPYARPDWQDALQADDANKLPRPQTGEELKDQVLKLVSSPNQASKKWITSQYDHFVQGNTVLAQPEDSGMIRIDEKTGLGVAIATDGNGRYAKLDPYAGAQLALSEAYRNVATTGAKPLAVSDCLNFGSPEDPAVMWQFAEAIRGLADACQQLGTPVTGGNVSLYNQTGEVAIHPTPVVAVLGVIDDVARRTPVAFQEEGQLLYLLGDTREEFGGSAWSQVVHDHLGGLPPKVDLERERLLGEILISASRDGMIDSAHDLSDGGLIQAVVESALLGGKGARLVVPDGLDAFTLLFSESAGRAVVAVPRSEELRFNDMCEARGLPVTRVGVVDGDTVELQGEFELSLEELRTAHEETIPALLK
- a CDS encoding maleylpyruvate isomerase family mycothiol-dependent enzyme — protein: MPPAKKRTRAYDPVKIRAAVTAQFGNVRRAVATLTPEQLALPTRLAGWTVQDLAAHVTMAVETVSRNLDRPEPPKAELALLDWPFATAVRAAGISDDTLDLAAAHPGQNALNALYARTEERLTEALATAPGDRLLAARTGAIALADYLVTRTVELVVHTDDLNAAVPGLDIPYDRQALAAATRLLADALAVKAPGGATEVRIPPYAVVQCVEGPRHTRGTPPNVVETDPLTWIRLATGRVTWQDAVEEAKVGASGERANLAELLPLMS
- a CDS encoding META domain-containing protein; the protein is MHTYGHKQRMMVTAVAVLVPLAAACGSEKADGGQPGSGSVSAEQPVTGVRWNVDSVTVDGATHRAPSGAHVEIEDGKAAGNYGCNNFTAKVVVGVDTIRFTDSRSTRMACTDQPMSFERTLAGTLGQGALTTKVKGATLTLATADGDQVRLTRK
- the purF gene encoding amidophosphoribosyltransferase, encoding MPRGDGRLSHDLLPGEKGPQDACGVFGVWAPGEEVAKLTYFGLYALQHRGQESAGIAVSNGSQILVFKDMGLVSQVFDETSLGSLQGHIAVGHARYSTTGASVWENAQPTFRATAHGSIALGHNGNLVNTAQLAEMVADLPKKEGGRTPRVAATNDTDLLTALLAAQEDADGKPLTIEEAAHQILPQVKGAFSLVFMDEHTLYAARDPQGIRPLVLGRLERGWVVASESAALDICGAAYVREIEPGEFIAIDENGLRTSRFADAKPKGCVFEYVYLARPDTDIAGRNVYLSRVEMGRKLAKEAPVEADLVIATPESGTPAAIGYAEASGIPFGAGLVKNAYVGRTFIQPSQTIRQLGIRLKLNPLKEVIKGKRLVVVDDSIVRGNTQRALVRMLREAGAAEVHIRISSPPVKWPCFFGIDFATRAELIANGMTIDEIGTSLGADSLAYISIDGMIEATTIAKPNLCRACFDGEYPMELPDPELLGKQLLETELAAGPAATAAADAIRRP
- the purM gene encoding phosphoribosylformylglycinamidine cyclo-ligase; amino-acid sequence: MSAASDQSVPPTGTPSGTSYAAAGVDIEAGDRAVELMKEWVKKTQRPEVLGGLGGFAGLFDASALKRFERPLLASATDGVGTKVDIARRLGVYDTIGHDLVAMVMDDIVVCGAEPLFMTDYICVGKVHPERVAAIVKGIAEGCVLAGCALVGGETAEHPGLLGEDDFDVAGAGTGVVEADRLLGPDRIRTGDAVIAMASSGLHSNGYSLVRHVLLNQAGLSLDARIDELGRTLGEELLEPTKIYSLDCLALTRTTDVHAFSHITGGGLAANLARVIPDALHATVDRSTWTPDPIFDLVGRTGSVERLELEKTLNMGVGMMAIVPEESADVALATLADRGVDAWIAGEITERGAHTTGAELVGDYAS